In one window of Spirochaetota bacterium DNA:
- a CDS encoding type III pantothenate kinase — protein sequence MIIGFNIGNTHTVLGLYDTSNPLPVFMYRYPTKRDVTVQELSDTITNAIKEYSIDAGDIQGAIYSSVVPQCNNAYDAACKKLFSIRTHRITHLSRMPIMIEYDNPAQLGVDRIVNAVAAYIDYKIDCIIVDIGTAITFCLLENGVLKGGVIAPGVKAAMNGLAQSTAQLFEVPFEKPASIIAQNTKDALISGFFYGWISLIEGIIQKMSGSQAHYSVICTGGMAEVVHPHLSIPAKIDSTLTMRGLFYLYDMNR from the coding sequence ATGATTATAGGTTTCAATATTGGCAATACACATACTGTTTTAGGGCTTTATGACACAAGCAACCCCTTGCCTGTTTTTATGTACCGGTATCCTACAAAACGGGATGTTACTGTACAGGAACTATCGGACACCATTACCAATGCTATTAAGGAATATTCTATAGATGCTGGTGACATTCAGGGTGCAATTTATTCAAGTGTTGTCCCGCAATGTAATAATGCCTATGATGCAGCATGTAAAAAACTATTTTCTATAAGAACTCACAGGATTACCCACCTTTCTCGTATGCCGATAATGATAGAATATGATAACCCAGCCCAATTAGGTGTTGATCGCATTGTTAATGCGGTTGCTGCTTACATCGATTACAAAATCGATTGCATTATTGTTGATATTGGCACTGCTATAACATTCTGCCTGCTTGAAAATGGCGTATTAAAGGGGGGGGTCATAGCACCCGGAGTAAAGGCAGCAATGAATGGACTGGCACAGAGCACCGCACAGCTTTTTGAAGTTCCGTTTGAAAAACCAGCTTCTATTATTGCACAAAATACAAAAGATGCACTTATTTCAGGATTTTTTTACGGATGGATTTCTTTAATTGAAGGAATAATACAAAAAATGTCAGGTTCTCAAGCTCATTACAGTGTTATCTGCACTGGAGGAATGGCTGAAGTGGTGCATCCACACCTTTCAATTCCCGCAAAAATTGACTCAACACTTACCATGAGAGGTTTATTTTACCTGTACGACATGAACAGGTAA
- the selB gene encoding selenocysteine-specific translation elongation factor → MYVIGTAGHVDHGKTSLIKALTGIDADRLPEEKQRQMTIDIGFAYINLPTIGTVSIVDVPGHERFIRNMVTGAWGIDLGLLVIAADDGWMKQTDDHVKVLSILGIPSIVVALTKVDKVTPEDITRVLSHIQNKLIATLYKNASVIPCSSITGEGIDSLKSALEDAIHQLPQPEAGNKPYLHIDRVFTVKGVGTVVTGTSKNGSFTVNDTITILPHNITTRIRQIQSHNTQQEKSDVSQRTALALAGIEKATLQRGHIIVTENFFTETRSCIACITHAFSPIKNNQWIEVLIGTAACDAQYSVIGQSNTVVRLKFKEPVHCYPTERFVATFPGGYTIIAGGYILSTDYKGTLKKDPLLQEIAQSYDITANAILCTLITNPYMPVEHLKKIFPDEAHVVNAVEKLKNDSKVTIIANYITTPSHFESTVNALKQELSSGATEQELAQKFLLPYEVVHHIVTHHGLIKQQRDEIGDSEREFLRQALQKGIGGINPKDFPRYRNIIDKLIKTGHLVVVDKELIWHSDVFTQYTQRIMTHFERNKELTIQQAKEITGLSRKYMIPLLNAMEQKNLIKRYGDVRVKV, encoded by the coding sequence ATGTACGTTATTGGCACTGCAGGCCATGTTGACCACGGCAAGACATCGCTCATAAAGGCACTTACTGGTATAGATGCTGATAGACTGCCAGAAGAAAAACAGCGCCAGATGACCATTGATATTGGTTTTGCCTACATTAACCTTCCAACCATTGGTACCGTAAGTATTGTAGATGTGCCGGGGCATGAACGGTTTATACGTAACATGGTAACCGGTGCATGGGGAATTGATCTTGGCCTTCTGGTGATTGCTGCCGATGACGGTTGGATGAAACAAACTGATGACCATGTGAAAGTGTTGTCAATATTGGGAATTCCTTCAATCGTTGTAGCGTTAACAAAGGTTGATAAGGTAACACCTGAAGATATTACCCGGGTACTATCGCACATACAAAATAAGTTAATTGCCACTCTGTATAAAAACGCAAGTGTAATACCATGCTCATCAATTACAGGGGAAGGTATTGACTCATTAAAGTCAGCATTGGAAGATGCCATTCACCAATTACCCCAGCCAGAAGCTGGTAATAAGCCGTATTTACATATTGACCGGGTGTTTACCGTTAAAGGCGTTGGTACTGTGGTTACCGGTACCAGCAAAAATGGTAGTTTTACGGTCAATGATACTATAACCATTCTGCCGCACAACATCACCACGCGCATACGCCAGATTCAAAGCCATAATACTCAACAGGAAAAATCGGATGTTTCACAGCGAACGGCACTGGCGCTGGCTGGAATTGAAAAAGCAACATTACAACGTGGCCACATTATTGTTACGGAAAACTTTTTCACTGAAACCAGAAGCTGTATTGCATGTATCACACATGCATTCTCACCAATCAAGAACAATCAGTGGATTGAGGTTTTGATTGGCACTGCTGCCTGTGATGCGCAGTACAGTGTTATTGGCCAGTCAAACACCGTTGTGCGACTTAAGTTTAAAGAACCAGTCCACTGCTACCCAACCGAGCGATTTGTTGCAACATTTCCTGGAGGATATACAATAATAGCAGGAGGCTATATCCTGAGTACCGATTATAAAGGTACACTTAAAAAAGACCCGCTTCTTCAGGAAATAGCACAGAGTTATGATATAACGGCAAATGCTATTCTGTGTACTCTCATCACCAATCCATATATGCCAGTTGAACATTTGAAAAAAATATTTCCCGATGAAGCCCATGTTGTTAATGCGGTGGAAAAGCTTAAGAACGATTCAAAAGTCACTATTATTGCCAATTATATAACCACACCATCACACTTTGAAAGTACGGTGAATGCATTAAAGCAGGAATTGTCATCTGGCGCAACCGAACAGGAACTGGCGCAAAAGTTTTTGCTACCATATGAAGTTGTGCACCATATAGTGACACATCATGGCTTGATTAAACAGCAAAGGGATGAAATTGGCGATAGTGAACGGGAATTTTTACGGCAGGCATTACAAAAAGGTATAGGAGGCATTAACCCCAAAGATTTTCCCCGCTACCGAAATATAATTGATAAACTTATTAAAACAGGACATTTAGTGGTTGTTGATAAAGAATTGATATGGCACAGCGATGTGTTTACACAATACACACAACGTATCATGACACATTTTGAACGAAACAAAGAGTTAACCATACAACAGGCAAAAGAAATCACCGGACTTTCACGAAAATATATGATACCACTTTTGAATGCAATGGAGCAGAAAAATCTAATTAAGCGATATGGCGATGTGCGTGTCAAGGTATAA
- a CDS encoding chemotaxis protein CheX: protein MNNYERYTRILARSVDHIFKNFLHDPDIKEVFESQSNQNDPKVTIELDGTMKGELIINFPESTLQQLTKNFFGTTKSNVKKYYPDVAGEIANLITGTFINQLQFIKHNLKPSPPEYNEEQIPLKTLYENINLSFQSRFGGFDIDFYYKDFLHR from the coding sequence ATGAATAATTATGAACGTTATACCCGAATATTAGCCCGATCGGTTGACCATATTTTTAAAAATTTTCTCCATGATCCTGATATAAAAGAGGTATTTGAAAGCCAGTCAAACCAGAATGACCCAAAGGTAACTATTGAACTTGATGGCACCATGAAGGGTGAACTTATTATAAACTTCCCGGAATCTACATTACAACAGCTTACAAAAAACTTCTTTGGAACTACCAAGTCCAATGTAAAGAAATATTACCCTGATGTTGCCGGTGAAATAGCAAACCTCATTACGGGAACCTTTATTAATCAACTTCAGTTTATAAAGCACAACCTTAAACCATCGCCACCCGAATATAATGAGGAACAGATACCACTGAAAACATTGTATGAAAACATAAACCTGTCCTTTCAGTCGCGCTTTGGTGGATTTGATATTGATTTTTATTACAAGGATTTCCTGCACCGCTAA
- a CDS encoding HEAT repeat domain-containing protein yields the protein MALFTPNVDKLREKNDINGLLQLTKHRKAEVRLNALLALVKIRDQSVIEDLKKLIHDPDPRVRTIATIKFGNIKDPVIIENLRQIIISGSQRDKIEALRVLSEIGPTDDLEISKILYLAFKDKKMMVSIEAIRTMGYLKDKYAIPHLVEALDSKHYQIRVEATRALGMIGGDQAVSPLIGCLVDNNAEVRKTAHDALKKIGTERALKAITDAPFMLLVKRMTEGGAQREETVKQIGQFKIKEAAPLLIKACNDEFKSVRMAAARSIGILREKSAINALIKLLDDPYYDVRLEAVRALEKIFDPQALKAIEKAMSDPNKNVRDEARVSYYSLKSRLERAHDTE from the coding sequence ATGGCACTTTTTACCCCAAACGTTGACAAACTCAGAGAAAAAAATGACATCAATGGATTATTACAATTAACAAAACACCGTAAAGCTGAAGTCAGGCTTAATGCATTGCTAGCTCTGGTAAAAATTCGCGACCAGTCAGTTATTGAAGATTTAAAAAAACTCATCCATGACCCGGATCCGCGAGTAAGGACGATAGCAACAATAAAATTTGGCAATATAAAAGACCCTGTTATTATTGAAAACCTGCGTCAGATAATCATATCTGGTTCACAGCGTGATAAGATTGAAGCGCTCAGGGTTTTGAGTGAAATAGGCCCCACCGATGATTTAGAGATATCAAAAATATTGTATTTAGCCTTTAAAGACAAAAAGATGATGGTTTCAATTGAAGCCATACGAACCATGGGATATCTTAAGGATAAGTATGCCATACCGCATTTAGTTGAGGCACTTGATAGTAAGCATTATCAGATACGGGTAGAAGCAACCCGCGCATTAGGTATGATTGGCGGCGATCAGGCTGTCAGCCCATTAATTGGCTGCCTTGTAGATAATAATGCTGAAGTCAGGAAAACTGCTCACGATGCTCTGAAGAAAATTGGAACCGAAAGAGCACTCAAAGCCATTACCGATGCACCGTTTATGCTTTTAGTAAAGCGTATGACCGAAGGAGGTGCACAGCGGGAAGAAACAGTTAAACAGATTGGCCAGTTTAAAATCAAAGAAGCAGCACCACTTCTTATCAAGGCATGCAATGATGAATTTAAATCGGTACGCATGGCTGCTGCGCGTTCCATTGGCATATTACGTGAAAAAAGCGCAATCAATGCATTGATCAAACTTTTAGATGACCCCTACTATGATGTCCGTTTAGAAGCGGTTCGTGCACTGGAAAAGATATTTGACCCACAAGCGCTTAAAGCTATAGAAAAAGCCATGAGTGACCCCAATAAAAATGTGCGGGACGAAGCCCGCGTGTCTTACTACTCACTTAAATCCCGCTTAGAGAGGGCACACGATACCGAATAG